A single genomic interval of Amycolatopsis albispora harbors:
- a CDS encoding glycosyltransferase, translating into MKVLAWHVHGSWMNAFVRGPHTYVLPTLPEGGPWGLGRAGRPWPDNVVEAGEAELADTDVDIVVLQRPEEIERAERLLGRKPGRDVPAVFVEHNTPLGNVPDTRHPLADQSEIPIVHVTHFNQLCWDSGQAPVMVIPHGVPDPGEQYTGSVERAAVVINEPVRRGRRTGTDLLPAFSRAAPLDVFGMGLDGLGDHLGLGPDRLRPVGDLPMGDLHRELASRRLYLHTARWTSLGLSLLEAMLLGMPVVALATTEAAVTVPKQAGFAATDVGALTTAVRELIADPELARSAGKAAREHALANHGLDAFLHNWETLFGRVVA; encoded by the coding sequence ATGAAAGTGCTCGCCTGGCATGTTCACGGCTCATGGATGAACGCGTTCGTCCGCGGGCCGCACACCTACGTTCTGCCCACGCTGCCCGAAGGCGGGCCGTGGGGACTCGGCCGGGCCGGGCGGCCGTGGCCGGACAACGTGGTCGAAGCGGGCGAAGCGGAACTCGCCGACACCGATGTGGACATCGTGGTGCTGCAACGGCCCGAGGAGATCGAGCGGGCCGAACGGTTGCTGGGCCGGAAACCGGGACGCGACGTGCCCGCGGTTTTTGTCGAGCACAACACCCCGCTCGGCAACGTGCCGGACACCCGTCACCCGCTGGCGGACCAGTCCGAGATCCCGATCGTCCACGTCACCCACTTCAACCAGCTGTGCTGGGATTCCGGGCAGGCGCCGGTGATGGTCATCCCGCACGGCGTGCCCGACCCCGGCGAGCAGTACACCGGCAGCGTCGAGCGCGCGGCGGTGGTGATCAACGAACCGGTCCGCCGCGGCAGGCGGACCGGGACCGACCTGCTGCCCGCGTTCAGCCGGGCCGCGCCGCTCGACGTGTTCGGCATGGGGCTGGACGGCCTCGGCGACCACCTCGGCCTCGGCCCCGACCGGCTGCGGCCGGTGGGTGACCTGCCGATGGGCGACCTGCACCGGGAACTGGCGAGCAGGCGCCTCTACCTGCACACCGCGCGCTGGACCTCGCTGGGCCTGTCCCTGCTGGAGGCCATGCTGCTGGGCATGCCGGTGGTCGCGCTGGCGACCACCGAGGCCGCGGTGACCGTGCCGAAGCAGGCCGGGTTCGCGGCCACCGACGTCGGCGCGCTGACCACGGCGGTCCGTGAGCTGATCGCCGACCCCGAACTGGCCCGGTCCGCCGGGAAGGCCGCGCGGGAGCACGCGCTGGCGAACCACGGTCTCGACGCGTTCCTGCACAACTGGGAAACGCTCTTCGGCCGGGTGGTGGCATGA
- a CDS encoding glycosyltransferase: MRIAMVSEHANPLAALGGVDAGGQNLHVAELSAALVRAGHRVTVHTRRDDPDQPEEVLTSAGFTVRHVTAGPARPVPKDELLPHMNEFALRLEQDWLTDPPDVVHAHFWMSGLASVLAAKSAGVPVVQTFHALGVVKRRHQGDADTSPPDRIRIERMVGKHAARIAATCSDEVFELVRMGVPRASVSVVPCGVDLTRFSPDGPAERKGARRRLVAVGRLVPRKGFSTAIAALRGVPDTELVIAGGSDGEDEEADRLRWFAERMGVADRVHLRGAVSREDMPALLRSADLVVCTPWYEPFGIVPLEAMACGVPVVAAAVGGLTDTVVDGVTGALVPPRQPGPLAAKLRELLADPTTLGGYGAAGADRARARYSWDRVARDTLRVYSNVHSAGVPASAVAGAEV, translated from the coding sequence ATGAGGATCGCGATGGTCTCGGAGCACGCCAACCCGCTGGCGGCACTGGGCGGGGTGGACGCGGGCGGGCAGAACCTGCACGTGGCGGAGCTGTCCGCCGCGCTGGTCAGGGCGGGCCATCGCGTGACCGTGCACACCAGGCGGGACGATCCGGACCAGCCGGAGGAAGTGCTCACCTCGGCCGGGTTCACCGTGCGGCACGTGACGGCCGGCCCGGCGCGGCCGGTGCCCAAGGACGAGTTGCTGCCGCACATGAACGAGTTCGCGCTGCGCCTGGAGCAGGACTGGCTGACCGACCCGCCGGACGTGGTCCACGCGCACTTCTGGATGTCCGGGCTGGCCTCGGTGCTGGCCGCGAAGTCCGCCGGTGTCCCGGTGGTCCAGACCTTCCACGCGCTGGGCGTGGTCAAGCGACGGCACCAGGGCGACGCGGACACCAGCCCGCCGGACCGGATCCGGATCGAGCGCATGGTGGGCAAGCACGCCGCGCGCATCGCCGCGACCTGCTCGGACGAGGTGTTCGAGCTGGTCCGGATGGGCGTGCCGCGGGCGAGCGTTTCGGTGGTGCCGTGCGGCGTCGACCTGACCCGGTTCAGCCCCGACGGGCCCGCCGAGCGCAAGGGCGCGCGGCGGCGGCTGGTGGCCGTGGGCAGGCTGGTGCCGCGTAAGGGTTTCTCCACCGCCATCGCCGCGTTGCGCGGGGTGCCGGACACCGAGCTGGTGATCGCCGGCGGTTCGGACGGCGAGGACGAGGAGGCCGACCGGCTGCGCTGGTTCGCCGAGCGCATGGGCGTGGCGGACCGCGTGCACCTGCGTGGCGCGGTGTCGCGTGAGGACATGCCCGCCCTGCTGCGCTCGGCCGACCTGGTGGTCTGCACGCCGTGGTACGAACCGTTCGGCATCGTGCCGCTGGAGGCGATGGCGTGTGGTGTGCCGGTGGTGGCCGCGGCGGTCGGCGGGCTGACCGACACCGTGGTGGACGGGGTCACCGGCGCGCTGGTGCCGCCGCGGCAGCCGGGGCCGCTGGCGGCGAAGCTGCGGGAGTTGCTCGCCGATCCGACCACGCTCGGCGGTTACGGCGCGGCGGGGGCGGACCGGGCGCGTGCCCGCTACTCGTGGGATCGGGTGGCCAGGGACACCCTGCGGGTTTATTCGAACGTGCATTCCGCCGGTGTGCCCGCTTCGGCGGTGGCGGGCGCCGAGGTCTGA
- a CDS encoding glycosyltransferase family 2 protein, translating into MRSTVVIITRDRCGELLRTLAWMTALPDAAPIVVVDNGSADGTADAVRERFPGVELIRAGRNLGSLGRNLAVSRITTPYVAFCDDDTRWQPGALTRAADLLDQYPGLASVTGRCLVEPELTEDPITPELRYSPVRGPDWLPGPALLGVMAGLSMFRVSAFEEVGGFSRRMWFGGEEELLALDLAAAGWWMCWAEDVVVHHAPSKARDSRRRRQLGIRNTLWTLWLRRPARSVWRRTVDVLGSAPRDRHTVAAVLEALRGLPWVLRSRRVVPDPVEAGLRELERSQRESVARRYVG; encoded by the coding sequence ATGAGAAGCACGGTCGTGATCATCACCAGGGACCGGTGCGGTGAGCTGCTCAGAACGCTGGCGTGGATGACCGCGCTGCCCGACGCGGCCCCGATCGTGGTGGTGGACAACGGTTCCGCCGACGGCACCGCCGACGCGGTCCGCGAGCGGTTCCCCGGGGTCGAGCTGATCCGGGCCGGGCGCAACCTCGGCTCGCTCGGCCGCAACCTCGCGGTGAGCCGGATCACCACCCCGTACGTGGCCTTCTGCGACGACGACACCCGCTGGCAGCCGGGCGCGCTGACCAGGGCCGCCGACCTGCTCGACCAGTACCCCGGCCTGGCTTCGGTGACCGGGCGCTGCCTGGTCGAACCGGAGCTGACCGAGGACCCGATCACCCCCGAGCTGCGGTACTCGCCGGTGCGCGGGCCGGACTGGCTGCCCGGCCCGGCGCTGCTCGGGGTGATGGCCGGGCTGTCGATGTTCCGCGTCAGCGCGTTCGAGGAGGTGGGCGGTTTCTCCCGGCGGATGTGGTTCGGCGGGGAGGAGGAACTGCTCGCGCTGGACCTCGCCGCCGCGGGCTGGTGGATGTGCTGGGCCGAGGACGTGGTGGTGCACCACGCGCCGTCGAAGGCACGGGACTCCCGGCGGCGCCGGCAGCTCGGCATTCGCAACACCCTGTGGACGCTGTGGCTGCGGCGCCCGGCGCGCAGCGTGTGGCGCCGCACGGTGGACGTGCTCGGCTCGGCTCCCCGCGACCGGCACACGGTGGCGGCGGTGCTGGAGGCGCTGCGCGGGCTGCCGTGGGTGCTGCGCTCGCGGCGGGTGGTGCCCGATCCGGTCGAGGCCGGGCTGCGGGAGCTGGAGCGGTCGCAGCGGGAGTCGGTGGCGCGCCGCTACGTCGGGTGA